A single genomic interval of Piliocolobus tephrosceles isolate RC106 chromosome 7, ASM277652v3, whole genome shotgun sequence harbors:
- the CCN3 gene encoding CCN family member 3, with amino-acid sequence MQSVQSTSFCLRKQCLCLTFLLLHLLGQVAATQRCPPQCPGQCPATPPTCAPGVRAVLDGCSCCLVCARQRGESCSDLEPCDESSGLYCDRSADPSNQTGICMAVEGDNCVFDGVIYRSGEKFQPSCKFQCTCRDGQIGCVPRCQLDVLLPEPNCPTPRKVEVPGECCEKWICGPDEEDSLGGLTLAAYRPEATLGVEVSDSSVNCIEQTTEWTACSKSCGMGFSTRVTNRNRQCEMLKQTRLCMVRPCEQEPEQPTDKKGKKCLRTKKSLKAIHLQFKNCTSLHTYKPRFCAVCSDGRCCTPHNTKTIQAEFQCSPGQIVKKPVMVIGTCTCHTNCPKNNEAFLQELELKTTRGKM; translated from the exons ATGCAGAGTGTACAGAGCACGAGCTTTTGTCTCCGAAAGCAGTGCCTTTGCCTGACCTTCCTGCTTCTCCATCTCCTGGGACAG GTCGCTGCGACTCAGCGCTGCCCTCCCCAGTGCCCGGGCCAGTGCCCCGCGACGCCGCCGACCTGCGCCCCCGGGGTGCGCGCGGTGCTGGACGGCTGCTCCTGCTGTCTGGTGTGTGCCCGCCAGCGTGGCGAGAGCTGCTCAGATCTGGAGCCATGCGACGAGAGCAGTGGCCTCTACTGTGACCGCAGTGCGGACCCCAGCAACCAGACTGGCATCTGCATGG CGGTAGAGGGAGATAACTGTGTGTTCGATGGGGTCATCTACCGCAGTGGAGAGAAATTTCAGCCAAGCTGCAAATTCCAGTGCACCTGCAGAGACGGGCAGATTGGTTGTGTGCCTCGCTGTCAGCTGGACGTGCTACTGCCCGAGCCTAACTGCCCAACTCCAAGAAAAGTTGAGGTGCCTGGGGAGTGCTGTGAAAAGTGGATCTGTGGCCCAGATGAGGAGGATTCACTGGGAGGCCTCACCCTTGCAG CTTACAGACCAGAAGCCACCCTAGGAGTAGAAGTCTCTGACTCAAGTGTCAACTGCATTGAACAGACCACAGAGTGGACGGCATGCTCTAAGAGCTGTGGTATGGGGTTCTCCACCCGGGTCACCAATAGGAACCGTCAGTGTGAGATGCTGAAACAGACTCGGCTCTGCATGGTGCGGCCCTGTGAACAAGAGCCAGAGCAGCCAACAGATAAG aaaggaaaaaagtgtCTCCGCACCAAGAAATCACTCAAAGCCATCCACCTGCAATTCAAAAACTGCACCAGCCTGCACACCTACAAGCCCAGGTTCTGTGCGGTCTGCAGTGATGGCCGGTGCTGCACTCCCCACAATACCAAAACCATCCAGGCAGAGTTTCAGTGCTCCCCAGGGCAAATAGTCAAGAAACCAGTAATGGTCATTGGGACCTGCACCTGTCACACCAACTGTCCTAAGAATAATGAGGCCTTCCTCCAGGAGCTGGAGCTGAAGACTACCAGAGGGAAAATGTAA